From Sus scrofa isolate TJ Tabasco breed Duroc chromosome 18, Sscrofa11.1, whole genome shotgun sequence, a single genomic window includes:
- the CCDC136 gene encoding coiled-coil domain-containing protein 136 isoform X13, which produces MEAGAGAGAGAAGWSCPGPGPTVTTLGSYEVSDGCERKKGQRWGSLERRGMQAMEGEVLLPALYEEEEEEEEEEEGEEEDDQVQKGGSGGSLSLSKHRGLSLTETELEELRAQVLQLVAELEETRELAGQHEDDSLELQGLLEDERLASAQQAEVFTKQIQQLQGELRSLREEISLLERDKEYELKEIEQELHLARAEIQNLRQAAEDSATDHESDIASLQEDICRMRNELEDMERIRGEYEMEITTLRAEMEMKTSDPSNSLSLSDFSEMQEELQQLRDRYRFLNEEYQALQESNSSLTGQLAELESERTRRATERWLESQTLRSMMSAESQTSEADFLEPDPEMHLLRQQLLGAEEQMHDMQSKCKKLCCELQELQHHHRTSEEEQRRLQRELKCAQNEVLRFQTSHDVTQPSPAPDPPIFSLPLVGLVVISALLWCWWAETSS; this is translated from the exons ATGGAGGCGGGCGCCGGGGCCGGCGCGGGCGCCGCGGGCTGGAGCTGCCCGGGTCCAG GACCCACAGTGACCACTTTAGGCTCCTACGAGGTGTCTGACGGTTGTGAGAGGAAGAAAGGCCAACGCTGGGGGTCCCTGGAAAGGCGTGGAATGCAAGCCATGGAGG GGGAAGTGTTACTCCCAGCCCTCtacgaggaggaagaggaggaggaagaggaagaagagggggaagaagaggatGATCAGGTGCAAAAGGGAGGAAGCGGGGGCTCCTTGTCCCTCAGTAAGCACCGGGGCCTGAGCCTCACGGAGACCGAACTGGAGGAGCTGAGGGCTCAggtgctgcagctggtggcagagctggaggagaCCCGGGAACTGGCAGGGCAGCATGAGGATGACTCGCTGGAGCTGCAGG GGCTCCTGGAGGATGAGCGGCTGGCCAGCGCCCAGCAGGCAGAGGTGTTCACCAAGCAGATCCAGCAGCTCCAAG GCGAGCTGCGCTCTCTGCGGGAGGAGATTTCCCTTTTGGAGCGTGACAAAGAATATGAACTTAAGGAGATAGAACAGGAGCTGCACTTGGCCCGGGCTGAGATCCAGAATCTGCGGCAAGCAGCGGAAGATTCTGCGACCGATCACGAGAGTGACATCGCCTCCCTGCAGGAGGATATCTGCCGGATGCGGAATGAACTCGAGGACATGGAGCGCATCCGGGGAGAGTATGAGATGGAGATCACCACGCTCCGCgcagaaatggaaatgaagaccTCTGACCCTTCCAACAGCTTAAGTCTCTCCGACTTCTCTGAGATGCAAG AAGAGTTGCAGCAGCTGCGGGACCGCTACCGCTTCCTGAATGAGGAGTACCAGGCCCTGCAGGAGAGCAACAGCAGCCTCACAGGGCAGCTTGCAGAGCTGGAGAGTGAGAG GACACGAAGAGCAACAGAAAGGTGGCTGGAGTCCCAAACACTGCGGAGTATGATGTCAGCAGAGTCTCAGACTTCAGAAGCCGACTTCCTGGAGCCTGATCCTGAAATGCATTTGTTGCGACAGCAGCTGCTGGGAGCTGAGGAGCAGATGCATGACATGCAGAGCAAG TGTAAGAAATTGTGTTGTGAGTTGCAAGAGCTGCAGCATCATCACCGGACCAGCGAGGAGGAGCAAAGGCGGCTGCAGAGGGAGCTCAAGTGCGCACAGAACGAGGTGCTTCGGTTTCAGACTTCCCATGACGTCACCCAG CCATCCCCTGCCCCCGATCCCCCCATCTTCTCCTTGCCTCTTGTAGGCCTGGTGGTCATATCGGCTTTGCTCTGGTGCTGGTGGGCTGAGACGTCGTCCTAA
- the CCDC136 gene encoding coiled-coil domain-containing protein 136 isoform X4 produces the protein MEAGAGAGAGAAGWSCPGPGPTVTTLGSYEVSDGCERKKGQRWGSLERRGMQAMEGEVLLPALYEEEEEEEEEEEGEEEDDQVQKGGSGGSLSLSKHRGLSLTETELEELRAQVLQLVAELEETRELAGQHEDDSLELQGLLEDERLASAQQAEVFTKQIQQLQGELRSLREEISLLERDKEYELKEIEQELHLARAEIQNLRQAAEDSATDHESDIASLQEDICRMRNELEDMERIRGEYEMEITTLRAEMEMKTSDPSNSLSLSDFSEMQEELQQLRDRYRFLNEEYQALQESNSSLTGQLAELESERTRRATERWLESQTLRSMMSAESQTSEADFLEPDPEMHLLRQQLLGAEEQMHDMQSKCKKLCCELQELQHHHRTSEEEQRRLQRELKCAQNEVLRFQTSHDVTQNEELRTRLCALQQKYDASQDEQNELLKVQLQLQAELRQLKITKSQVVESQSEKELLCRLQKLQLQYQNITCEKDKLLDVQQQLRDNLQCHEAEVQHLKGVVASFQDSREKYTEMRAQLQEVKRLHQTSRDALEQQKHMYDQLEQDFLLCQEELQQLKTTQAIQEDKGQCANKCDTLLFRLTELQERYKASQKEMGQLQMQQCELLEEQRRMQEEQGQLQEELHRLTFPLPKSGLFHKSQELLTKLQNLCELQLLYQGMQEEQKKLIQNQECVIKEQLELHSALQHFKESGFREVLEGPENSRSPKSSKCGNSSKSKVIVAQIEVLQELYEASQTEQERLHKEQERLLEERKRLQADLQLCLEEMQLLQAQSPSLKMSLESYKKSYGSTTASREDKSCDIDDNESYHKSYSSSSQASEESFLKSYDSSSSNTRESWGRSYRSSSSSTACKRSYGSSSSSDVFHKSYVSSSADNELAEPEDVECLEVTVAKVLVKLQGVQGLYQLSQEEHSLLQERMKKLLDKQKELKEELDACEKEFKECMECFEKPAEKPATSQNDKNEIRDLQAKLRELQLQYQASMDEQGRLLAVQEQLEGQLQCCQEELRQLKEKRSSAAKETKGKNGNKNTNKNANGVTHKKVAKPNLENSEGCFEAGKSLEVVLYYKASQMALDDLTKEGKKEEMKAEKEEEKKEASWADLVSEPSDPKEVEPQEDQAEGFEEARSQEGKEEADQEEDEDEAAEENNPLKLSESKKPSPAPDPPIFSLPLVGLVVISALLWCWWAETSS, from the exons ATGGAGGCGGGCGCCGGGGCCGGCGCGGGCGCCGCGGGCTGGAGCTGCCCGGGTCCAG GACCCACAGTGACCACTTTAGGCTCCTACGAGGTGTCTGACGGTTGTGAGAGGAAGAAAGGCCAACGCTGGGGGTCCCTGGAAAGGCGTGGAATGCAAGCCATGGAGG GGGAAGTGTTACTCCCAGCCCTCtacgaggaggaagaggaggaggaagaggaagaagagggggaagaagaggatGATCAGGTGCAAAAGGGAGGAAGCGGGGGCTCCTTGTCCCTCAGTAAGCACCGGGGCCTGAGCCTCACGGAGACCGAACTGGAGGAGCTGAGGGCTCAggtgctgcagctggtggcagagctggaggagaCCCGGGAACTGGCAGGGCAGCATGAGGATGACTCGCTGGAGCTGCAGG GGCTCCTGGAGGATGAGCGGCTGGCCAGCGCCCAGCAGGCAGAGGTGTTCACCAAGCAGATCCAGCAGCTCCAAG GCGAGCTGCGCTCTCTGCGGGAGGAGATTTCCCTTTTGGAGCGTGACAAAGAATATGAACTTAAGGAGATAGAACAGGAGCTGCACTTGGCCCGGGCTGAGATCCAGAATCTGCGGCAAGCAGCGGAAGATTCTGCGACCGATCACGAGAGTGACATCGCCTCCCTGCAGGAGGATATCTGCCGGATGCGGAATGAACTCGAGGACATGGAGCGCATCCGGGGAGAGTATGAGATGGAGATCACCACGCTCCGCgcagaaatggaaatgaagaccTCTGACCCTTCCAACAGCTTAAGTCTCTCCGACTTCTCTGAGATGCAAG AAGAGTTGCAGCAGCTGCGGGACCGCTACCGCTTCCTGAATGAGGAGTACCAGGCCCTGCAGGAGAGCAACAGCAGCCTCACAGGGCAGCTTGCAGAGCTGGAGAGTGAGAG GACACGAAGAGCAACAGAAAGGTGGCTGGAGTCCCAAACACTGCGGAGTATGATGTCAGCAGAGTCTCAGACTTCAGAAGCCGACTTCCTGGAGCCTGATCCTGAAATGCATTTGTTGCGACAGCAGCTGCTGGGAGCTGAGGAGCAGATGCATGACATGCAGAGCAAG TGTAAGAAATTGTGTTGTGAGTTGCAAGAGCTGCAGCATCATCACCGGACCAGCGAGGAGGAGCAAAGGCGGCTGCAGAGGGAGCTCAAGTGCGCACAGAACGAGGTGCTTCGGTTTCAGACTTCCCATGACGTCACCCAG AACGAGGAGCTGCGGACCAGACTCTGTGCCCTACAGCAAAAGTATGATGCTAGCCAGGATGAGCAGAATGAGCTCTTGAAGGTGCAGCTACAACTTCAGGCTGAGCTCCGGCAGCTCAAAATCACGAAATCCCAAGTCGTAGAAAGCCAGAGTGAGAAG GAGTTACTGTGCCGGctccagaagctgcagctgcagtaccAGAACATCACGTGTGAAAAGGACAAGCTGCTGGACGTGCAGCAGCAGCTGCGGGACAACCTGCAGTGCCACGAGGCGGAGGTGCAGCACCTCAAGGGCGTCGTGGCCTCCTTCCAAGACAGCAGAGAGAAG tACACGGAGATGCGCGCCCAGCTGCAGGAGGTGAAGCGGCTCCACCAGACCAGCCGGGATGCGCTGGAGCAGCAGAAGCACATGTACGATCAGCTTGAGCAGGACTTCCTGCTCTGCCAGGAGGAGCTGCAACAGCTCAAGACCACCCAGGCCATCCAAGAGGACAAGGGGCAATGTGCGAATAAG TGTGACACCCTGCTCTTCAGACTGACAGAATTGCAGGAGAGGTACAAGGCCAGCCAGAAGGAGATGGGccagctgcagatgcagcagtGCGAGCTcctggaggagcagaggaggaTGCAGGAGGAGCAGGGCCAGCTGCAAGAAGAGCTGCACAGGCTCACGTTCCCGCTGCCCAAATCTGGTCTCTTCCACAAG AGTCAGGAGCTACTTACAAAGTTACAAAACCTGTGTGAACTCCAGTTGCTCTACCAAGGCATGCAGGAGGAGCAGAAAAAACTGATACAGAATCAAGAATGTGTAATAAAGGAGCAGTTAGAACTGCACAGCGCACTGCAGCATTTCAAGGAGTCTGGTTTCCGGGAAGTGTTGGAGGGTCCTGAGAATTCCAGATCACCCAAGTCCTCAAAATGTGGTAACAGTAGCAAG TCCAAGGTGATCGTCGCCCAGATAGAGGTTCTGCAGGAGCTGTACGAGGCCAGTCAGACCGAGCAGGAGCGGCTGCACAAGGAGCAGGAGCGGCTGCTGGAGGAGCGGAAGAGGCTGCAGGCCGACTTGCAGCTCTGCCTGGAAGAAATGCAGCTGCTCCAAGCCCAGTCCCCTTCTCTAAAAATGAGCCTTGAGTCCTACAAGAAGAGTTACGGGAGCACGACCGCCAGCAGAGAGGACAAGAGCTGTGACATTGATGACAACGAGAGCTATCACAAGAgctacagcagcagcagccaggccaGCGAAGAGAGCTTTCTCAAGAGCTatgacagcagcagcagcaacaccagggAGTCCTGGGGGAGGAGTtaccgcagcagcagcagcagcactgccTGTAAGAGGAGTtacggcagcagcagcagctctgacgTCTTTCACAAGAGTTATGTCAGCAGCAGCGCTGACAACGAACTTGCCGAGCCTGAGGATGTGGAG tgCTTAGAGGTCACGGTTGCCAAGGTGTTGGTCAAGCTGCAGGGAGTGCAGGGCCTGTACCAGCTCAGCCAGGAGGAGCACAGCCTGCTGCAGGAGCGGATGAAGAAGCTGCTGGACAAACAGAAAGAGCTGAAGGAAGAGCTGGATGCCTGTGAGAAGGAATTCAAGGAGTGCATGGAATGCTTCGAGAAGCCCGCTGAGAAGCCCGCTACCTCCCAGAACGACAAGAACGAG ATCAGAGACCTGCAGGCCAAACtgcgggagctgcagctgcagtaccAGGCTAGCATGGACGAGCAGGGGCGGCTCCTGGCCGTGCAGGAGCAGCTGGAGGGGCAGCTGCAGTGCTGCCAGGAAGAGCTTCGCCAACTCAAAGAGAAGAGGTCCTCTGCTGCCAAAGAAACCAAGGGAAagaatggcaataagaacacgaACAAGAACGCCAATGGGGTTACACATAAAAAGGTGGCCAAGCCAAACCTGGAGAATTCTGAGGGCTGCTTTGAGGCTGGAAAG AGTCTGGAGGTGGTGCTCTACTACAAGGCCAGCCAGATGGCCTTGGATGATCTaacaaaagagggaaagaaggaggaaatgaaagcggaaaaggaggaggagaagaaggaggcatCCTGGGCTGACCTAGTTTCTGAGCCATCAGACCCTAAAGAGGTCGAACCCCAAGAAGATCAGGCGGAGGGGTTCGAGGAGGCCCGCAGCCAGGAGGGCAAGGAGGAAGCCGACCAAGAGGAGGACGAGGATGAAGCTGCGGAGGAAAACAACCCCCTCAAACTTTCTGAGAGCAAAAAG CCATCCCCTGCCCCCGATCCCCCCATCTTCTCCTTGCCTCTTGTAGGCCTGGTGGTCATATCGGCTTTGCTCTGGTGCTGGTGGGCTGAGACGTCGTCCTAA
- the CCDC136 gene encoding coiled-coil domain-containing protein 136 isoform X1, with protein sequence MEAGAGAGAGAAGWSCPGPGPTVTTLGSYEVSDGCERKKGQRWGSLERRGMQAMEGEVLLPALYEEEEEEEEEEEGEEEDDQVQKGGSGGSLSLSKHRGLSLTETELEELRAQVLQLVAELEETRELAGQHEDDSLELQGLLEDERLASAQQAEVFTKQIQQLQGELRSLREEISLLERDKEYELKEIEQELHLARAEIQNLRQAAEDSATDHESDIASLQEDICRMRNELEDMERIRGEYEMEITTLRAEMEMKTSDPSNSLSLSDFSEMQEELQQLRDRYRFLNEEYQALQESNSSLTGQLAELESERTRRATERWLESQTLRSMMSAESQTSEADFLEPDPEMHLLRQQLLGAEEQMHDMQSKCKKLCCELQELQHHHRTSEEEQRRLQRELKCAQNEVLRFQTSHDVTQNEELRTRLCALQQKYDASQDEQNELLKVQLQLQAELRQLKITKSQVVESQSEKELLCRLQKLQLQYQNITCEKDKLLDVQQQLRDNLQCHEAEVQHLKGVVASFQDSREKYTEMRAQLQEVKRLHQTSRDALEQQKHMYDQLEQDFLLCQEELQQLKTTQAIQEDKGQCANKCDTLLFRLTELQERYKASQKEMGQLQMQQCELLEEQRRMQEEQGQLQEELHRLTFPLPKSGLFHKSQELLTKLQNLCELQLLYQGMQEEQKKLIQNQECVIKEQLELHSALQHFKESGFREVLEGPENSRSPKSSKCGNSSKSKVIVAQIEVLQELYEASQTEQERLHKEQERLLEERKRLQADLQLCLEEMQLLQAQSPSLKMSLESYKKSYGSTTASREDKSCDIDDNESYHKSYSSSSQASEESFLKSYDSSSSNTRESWGRSYRSSSSSTACKRSYGSSSSSDVFHKSYVSSSADNELAEPEDVECLEVTVAKVLVKLQGVQGLYQLSQEEHSLLQERMKKLLDKQKELKEELDACEKEFKECMECFEKPAEKPATSQNDKNEIRDLQAKLRELQLQYQASMDEQGRLLAVQEQLEGQLQCCQEELRQLKEKRSSAAKETKGKNGNKNTNKNANGVTHKKVAKPNLENSEGCFEAGKSLEVVLYYKASQMALDDLTKEGKKEEMKAEKEEEKKEASWADLVSEPSDPKEVEPQEDQAEGFEEARSQEGKEEADQEEDEDEAAEENNPLKLSESKKVTEAKGWITWEMGSWAQVPSVWGQPGPRMDLGRVGASELCGTAPGEGGRRGGLGESSVCGKRRP encoded by the exons ATGGAGGCGGGCGCCGGGGCCGGCGCGGGCGCCGCGGGCTGGAGCTGCCCGGGTCCAG GACCCACAGTGACCACTTTAGGCTCCTACGAGGTGTCTGACGGTTGTGAGAGGAAGAAAGGCCAACGCTGGGGGTCCCTGGAAAGGCGTGGAATGCAAGCCATGGAGG GGGAAGTGTTACTCCCAGCCCTCtacgaggaggaagaggaggaggaagaggaagaagagggggaagaagaggatGATCAGGTGCAAAAGGGAGGAAGCGGGGGCTCCTTGTCCCTCAGTAAGCACCGGGGCCTGAGCCTCACGGAGACCGAACTGGAGGAGCTGAGGGCTCAggtgctgcagctggtggcagagctggaggagaCCCGGGAACTGGCAGGGCAGCATGAGGATGACTCGCTGGAGCTGCAGG GGCTCCTGGAGGATGAGCGGCTGGCCAGCGCCCAGCAGGCAGAGGTGTTCACCAAGCAGATCCAGCAGCTCCAAG GCGAGCTGCGCTCTCTGCGGGAGGAGATTTCCCTTTTGGAGCGTGACAAAGAATATGAACTTAAGGAGATAGAACAGGAGCTGCACTTGGCCCGGGCTGAGATCCAGAATCTGCGGCAAGCAGCGGAAGATTCTGCGACCGATCACGAGAGTGACATCGCCTCCCTGCAGGAGGATATCTGCCGGATGCGGAATGAACTCGAGGACATGGAGCGCATCCGGGGAGAGTATGAGATGGAGATCACCACGCTCCGCgcagaaatggaaatgaagaccTCTGACCCTTCCAACAGCTTAAGTCTCTCCGACTTCTCTGAGATGCAAG AAGAGTTGCAGCAGCTGCGGGACCGCTACCGCTTCCTGAATGAGGAGTACCAGGCCCTGCAGGAGAGCAACAGCAGCCTCACAGGGCAGCTTGCAGAGCTGGAGAGTGAGAG GACACGAAGAGCAACAGAAAGGTGGCTGGAGTCCCAAACACTGCGGAGTATGATGTCAGCAGAGTCTCAGACTTCAGAAGCCGACTTCCTGGAGCCTGATCCTGAAATGCATTTGTTGCGACAGCAGCTGCTGGGAGCTGAGGAGCAGATGCATGACATGCAGAGCAAG TGTAAGAAATTGTGTTGTGAGTTGCAAGAGCTGCAGCATCATCACCGGACCAGCGAGGAGGAGCAAAGGCGGCTGCAGAGGGAGCTCAAGTGCGCACAGAACGAGGTGCTTCGGTTTCAGACTTCCCATGACGTCACCCAG AACGAGGAGCTGCGGACCAGACTCTGTGCCCTACAGCAAAAGTATGATGCTAGCCAGGATGAGCAGAATGAGCTCTTGAAGGTGCAGCTACAACTTCAGGCTGAGCTCCGGCAGCTCAAAATCACGAAATCCCAAGTCGTAGAAAGCCAGAGTGAGAAG GAGTTACTGTGCCGGctccagaagctgcagctgcagtaccAGAACATCACGTGTGAAAAGGACAAGCTGCTGGACGTGCAGCAGCAGCTGCGGGACAACCTGCAGTGCCACGAGGCGGAGGTGCAGCACCTCAAGGGCGTCGTGGCCTCCTTCCAAGACAGCAGAGAGAAG tACACGGAGATGCGCGCCCAGCTGCAGGAGGTGAAGCGGCTCCACCAGACCAGCCGGGATGCGCTGGAGCAGCAGAAGCACATGTACGATCAGCTTGAGCAGGACTTCCTGCTCTGCCAGGAGGAGCTGCAACAGCTCAAGACCACCCAGGCCATCCAAGAGGACAAGGGGCAATGTGCGAATAAG TGTGACACCCTGCTCTTCAGACTGACAGAATTGCAGGAGAGGTACAAGGCCAGCCAGAAGGAGATGGGccagctgcagatgcagcagtGCGAGCTcctggaggagcagaggaggaTGCAGGAGGAGCAGGGCCAGCTGCAAGAAGAGCTGCACAGGCTCACGTTCCCGCTGCCCAAATCTGGTCTCTTCCACAAG AGTCAGGAGCTACTTACAAAGTTACAAAACCTGTGTGAACTCCAGTTGCTCTACCAAGGCATGCAGGAGGAGCAGAAAAAACTGATACAGAATCAAGAATGTGTAATAAAGGAGCAGTTAGAACTGCACAGCGCACTGCAGCATTTCAAGGAGTCTGGTTTCCGGGAAGTGTTGGAGGGTCCTGAGAATTCCAGATCACCCAAGTCCTCAAAATGTGGTAACAGTAGCAAG TCCAAGGTGATCGTCGCCCAGATAGAGGTTCTGCAGGAGCTGTACGAGGCCAGTCAGACCGAGCAGGAGCGGCTGCACAAGGAGCAGGAGCGGCTGCTGGAGGAGCGGAAGAGGCTGCAGGCCGACTTGCAGCTCTGCCTGGAAGAAATGCAGCTGCTCCAAGCCCAGTCCCCTTCTCTAAAAATGAGCCTTGAGTCCTACAAGAAGAGTTACGGGAGCACGACCGCCAGCAGAGAGGACAAGAGCTGTGACATTGATGACAACGAGAGCTATCACAAGAgctacagcagcagcagccaggccaGCGAAGAGAGCTTTCTCAAGAGCTatgacagcagcagcagcaacaccagggAGTCCTGGGGGAGGAGTtaccgcagcagcagcagcagcactgccTGTAAGAGGAGTtacggcagcagcagcagctctgacgTCTTTCACAAGAGTTATGTCAGCAGCAGCGCTGACAACGAACTTGCCGAGCCTGAGGATGTGGAG tgCTTAGAGGTCACGGTTGCCAAGGTGTTGGTCAAGCTGCAGGGAGTGCAGGGCCTGTACCAGCTCAGCCAGGAGGAGCACAGCCTGCTGCAGGAGCGGATGAAGAAGCTGCTGGACAAACAGAAAGAGCTGAAGGAAGAGCTGGATGCCTGTGAGAAGGAATTCAAGGAGTGCATGGAATGCTTCGAGAAGCCCGCTGAGAAGCCCGCTACCTCCCAGAACGACAAGAACGAG ATCAGAGACCTGCAGGCCAAACtgcgggagctgcagctgcagtaccAGGCTAGCATGGACGAGCAGGGGCGGCTCCTGGCCGTGCAGGAGCAGCTGGAGGGGCAGCTGCAGTGCTGCCAGGAAGAGCTTCGCCAACTCAAAGAGAAGAGGTCCTCTGCTGCCAAAGAAACCAAGGGAAagaatggcaataagaacacgaACAAGAACGCCAATGGGGTTACACATAAAAAGGTGGCCAAGCCAAACCTGGAGAATTCTGAGGGCTGCTTTGAGGCTGGAAAG AGTCTGGAGGTGGTGCTCTACTACAAGGCCAGCCAGATGGCCTTGGATGATCTaacaaaagagggaaagaaggaggaaatgaaagcggaaaaggaggaggagaagaaggaggcatCCTGGGCTGACCTAGTTTCTGAGCCATCAGACCCTAAAGAGGTCGAACCCCAAGAAGATCAGGCGGAGGGGTTCGAGGAGGCCCGCAGCCAGGAGGGCAAGGAGGAAGCCGACCAAGAGGAGGACGAGGATGAAGCTGCGGAGGAAAACAACCCCCTCAAACTTTCTGAGAGCAAAAAGGTAACAGAAGCCAAAGGCTGGATCACATGGGAAATGGGCTCTTGGGCGCAGGTGCCCAGCGTTTGGGGGCAACCCGGCCCTCGGATGGACCTTGGCAGAGTCGGGGCCAGCGAGCTCTGCGGCACAGCCCCGGGGGAAGGGGGACGCAGAGGTGGGCTTGGGGAGAGCAGCGTCTGCGGGAAGCGGCGGCCTTAG